One window from the genome of Streptomyces sp. NBC_01476 encodes:
- a CDS encoding TetR/AcrR family transcriptional regulator, whose product MTDSDRNTGRAARPKRADARRNEETLLGAAAAVFVTSGVEAPIRDIAAKAGVGTATIYRHFPTRADLIVAVYRHQVEALAEAGPALLASGDTPHAALGRWIDLFVDFLVTKLGLAAVLQSDDPCFDPLHSYFLDRLLPVCTQLLDAAAGSGEIRSDIDAHELMRGVASLCAGAGSDPRYDSRRLVGLLVAGLRRPN is encoded by the coding sequence GTGACCGACAGCGACCGGAACACGGGACGTGCCGCCCGGCCCAAGCGGGCGGACGCACGGCGCAACGAGGAGACCCTGCTCGGCGCGGCTGCCGCGGTCTTCGTCACCTCGGGCGTGGAAGCGCCGATTCGTGACATCGCGGCCAAGGCCGGCGTCGGCACGGCGACGATCTACCGCCACTTCCCGACGCGGGCGGATCTCATCGTCGCCGTCTACCGGCACCAGGTCGAAGCCCTCGCAGAAGCCGGCCCCGCCCTGCTGGCGAGCGGCGATACGCCGCACGCCGCACTGGGACGCTGGATCGACCTCTTCGTCGACTTCCTGGTCACCAAACTCGGCCTGGCCGCCGTACTGCAGTCCGACGACCCCTGCTTCGACCCGCTGCACTCCTACTTCCTCGACCGGCTCCTGCCCGTGTGCACCCAACTCCTCGACGCCGCGGCCGGTTCGGGCGAGATCCGCTCCGACATCGATGCCCACGAACTCATGCGCGGCGTCGCGAGCCTGTGCGCGGGCGCCGGCAGCGACCCCCGCTACGACTCACGCCGGCTCGTCGGCCTCCTCGTCGCAGGGCTCCGCCGGCCGAACTGA
- a CDS encoding alpha/beta hydrolase family protein, with amino-acid sequence MTEPDPAAGEPALSAGAPVVSVKPIALPAPGRGEDLLVKVSAPATGHDLPVIVFSHGFGSSMDGYGPLADFWAAHGFVVIQPTHLDSRTVGLAPDDPRTPRIWRVRVEDMKRVLDRLDLLEAAVPGLAGRLDRSRIAAAGHSFGGQTAGNLLGLRVLDPESGTAEDLSDARVGAGVLLATAGRGGADLTPFAAEHYPFMNPSFADMTTPALVVAGDRDDSPLTVRGPDWLADPYALSPGGKSLLTVFGAEHSLGGIPGYEARETTDEDPGRVALIQRVTWAYLRHALGIEDSSWQAARKRLSQSSAPLGRIESR; translated from the coding sequence ATGACCGAACCGGATCCGGCGGCCGGCGAGCCCGCCCTGAGCGCCGGCGCTCCCGTCGTCTCGGTGAAGCCGATTGCGCTCCCCGCGCCAGGCCGCGGCGAGGACCTGCTGGTGAAAGTCTCCGCGCCGGCCACCGGGCACGATCTGCCGGTCATCGTGTTCTCGCACGGCTTCGGCTCGTCGATGGACGGCTACGGACCCCTGGCCGACTTCTGGGCCGCGCACGGCTTCGTGGTGATCCAGCCCACCCATCTCGACTCGAGGACGGTGGGCCTTGCTCCGGACGATCCCCGCACCCCACGGATCTGGCGTGTCCGCGTCGAGGACATGAAGCGCGTGCTCGACCGGCTCGACCTCCTGGAGGCCGCCGTTCCCGGCCTCGCCGGGCGCCTGGACCGGAGCCGCATCGCCGCGGCCGGCCACTCCTTCGGCGGCCAGACGGCCGGAAACCTGCTGGGCCTGCGGGTCCTCGATCCGGAGAGCGGGACGGCAGAGGACCTGTCCGACGCGCGGGTCGGAGCGGGGGTGCTGCTCGCCACGGCCGGCCGCGGCGGAGCCGACCTGACACCGTTCGCAGCCGAGCACTACCCGTTCATGAACCCGAGCTTCGCGGACATGACGACGCCGGCCCTCGTGGTCGCGGGGGACCGGGACGACTCCCCGCTGACCGTTCGTGGACCGGACTGGCTCGCCGACCCGTACGCCCTGAGCCCCGGCGGCAAGAGCCTGCTCACGGTCTTCGGGGCGGAACACTCGCTCGGCGGCATCCCCGGCTACGAGGCCAGGGAGACGACGGACGAGGACCCCGGACGGGTCGCCCTGATCCAGCGGGTCACCTGGGCCTACCTCCGCCACGCACTCGGCATCGAGGACTCCAGCTGGCAGGCGGCGCGCAAGCGCCTGTCGCAGAGCTCCGCCCCCCTGGGCCGGATCGAATCCAGGTGA